The proteins below are encoded in one region of Flavobacterium nackdongense:
- a CDS encoding DUF349 domain-containing protein, whose product MLEEKNDNLLEADGSLENNSIEILQSEVETLNEIEADATSTADFAIENGQTIEEHIAVAENETPIADATTVSDEIEATIPEDAASETIVAEPTPITNTTISETETIIEAIVGTNAEESEDETLKERHDIPMLDYDALSLESLVAELKNLVTNEKVMSVKDHVEEIKKSFLAKYYHLLEEKKEEFLAENPDTTEDFAYHSPIKTQFDQYYSLFKDNKNAHFKSLQSNLKSNLENRLAIVEELKELINPQENIKDTLKHFNELRDRWKNAGPIPKDKYNHVWNNYHFHVENFYDYLHLDREARDLDFKHNLEQKQKIIARVEELVNEDDINKAFRELQDLHKLWKEDIGPVSREHRDEIWNKFSDLTKQMHDKREVLFEKMRGTELENLEKKKEIIAQIEVLATEKVNAHAQWLQQIEKVEALRTAFFSAGKVPSEVNEETWAAFKTAVRNFNSFKNSFYKDIKKDQNNNLSRKTALVAKAKELQESTDFAVTTPIMKQIQEEWKQIGHVPRKYSDKIWIEFKDACNHYFDKLKEQKNEENSEEIQAFDNKKAYLETLRSFQMTGDHKTDLDAIKLHIETWKKFGKVPFSRRHVEGKFNKVLDALFEKLSLSKKESEMMRFSNRMDQLSENNDTRKLEGEKIFLMRKIDEIKNEIFQLENNIQFFANTRNAKKENSIVLEVRKNIEKHREEMELLKDKLKQLRKLNDA is encoded by the coding sequence ATGTTAGAAGAAAAGAATGATAACCTGCTTGAAGCAGATGGAAGTTTAGAAAACAATTCAATTGAAATTCTACAATCTGAAGTAGAAACCCTCAATGAAATCGAAGCTGATGCAACCAGCACTGCCGATTTTGCAATTGAAAATGGGCAAACTATTGAGGAGCATATTGCGGTAGCAGAAAATGAAACTCCAATAGCGGATGCTACCACAGTTTCAGATGAAATTGAAGCTACAATTCCGGAAGATGCAGCTTCTGAAACCATCGTTGCTGAACCGACTCCAATTACAAATACCACAATTTCAGAAACCGAAACCATTATCGAAGCTATCGTTGGCACCAATGCCGAAGAAAGTGAAGACGAAACCCTCAAAGAACGTCACGACATCCCAATGTTGGATTATGATGCACTTTCGCTTGAGTCTCTTGTAGCCGAATTGAAAAATTTAGTTACTAATGAAAAAGTGATGTCGGTAAAGGATCATGTCGAAGAAATAAAAAAATCATTCTTAGCGAAATACTACCACCTTCTCGAAGAGAAAAAAGAAGAATTTTTGGCTGAAAACCCTGATACTACAGAGGATTTTGCCTATCATTCGCCTATAAAAACACAATTTGACCAATACTATTCCCTGTTCAAAGACAATAAAAATGCCCATTTCAAAAGTTTGCAAAGCAATCTCAAATCCAACTTAGAAAACCGATTGGCGATTGTCGAAGAATTGAAAGAGCTTATCAATCCGCAGGAAAACATTAAAGACACTTTGAAACACTTTAATGAATTAAGAGATCGATGGAAAAATGCTGGTCCTATTCCTAAAGACAAATACAATCACGTTTGGAACAATTATCATTTCCACGTTGAAAATTTTTACGATTATTTACACTTAGATCGAGAAGCTCGCGACCTCGATTTCAAGCATAATCTAGAACAAAAACAAAAAATAATAGCCCGAGTTGAAGAATTGGTCAACGAAGACGACATCAACAAAGCTTTCCGCGAATTGCAGGATTTACACAAACTATGGAAAGAAGATATCGGCCCCGTTTCAAGAGAACATCGAGACGAAATCTGGAACAAGTTTAGTGATTTGACCAAACAAATGCACGACAAACGTGAAGTTTTGTTTGAAAAAATGAGAGGCACCGAGCTTGAAAATTTAGAAAAGAAAAAAGAAATCATTGCCCAAATTGAAGTTTTGGCTACTGAAAAAGTCAATGCGCACGCACAATGGCTGCAACAAATTGAAAAAGTCGAAGCCCTGAGAACTGCTTTTTTCTCCGCTGGAAAAGTCCCATCAGAAGTTAATGAAGAAACTTGGGCCGCATTTAAAACAGCTGTTAGGAATTTTAATTCTTTCAAAAATTCATTTTACAAAGACATTAAAAAAGACCAAAACAATAATTTAAGCCGTAAAACAGCCCTTGTTGCCAAAGCCAAAGAACTTCAGGAAAGTACTGACTTTGCGGTGACCACTCCAATAATGAAACAAATTCAAGAAGAGTGGAAGCAAATCGGTCATGTGCCACGAAAATACTCTGATAAAATTTGGATCGAGTTCAAAGACGCTTGCAACCATTATTTTGACAAATTAAAAGAGCAAAAAAATGAGGAGAATAGCGAGGAAATTCAAGCATTCGACAACAAGAAAGCCTATCTCGAAACCTTGAGATCCTTTCAGATGACAGGTGACCATAAAACCGATTTAGATGCCATAAAATTGCACATCGAAACATGGAAAAAATTCGGAAAAGTACCATTCAGCCGAAGACATGTCGAAGGAAAATTCAATAAAGTGCTTGATGCTTTATTTGAAAAACTGAGTTTGAGTAAAAAAGAATCAGAAATGATGCGCTTTTCGAACCGAATGGATCAATTGTCAGAGAATAATGATACTCGAAAACTGGAAGGGGAGAAAATTTTCCTAATGCGTAAAATTGATGAAATTAAGAACGAAATATTCCAATTAGAAAATAATATTCAGTTTTTCGCCAACACTAGAAATGCTAAAAAAGAAAATTCTATTGTGCTAGAAGTTCGAAAAAACATCGAAAAACACCGAGAAGAAATGGAACTTTTGAAAGATAAACTCAAACAGTTAAGGAAGTTGAACGACGCGTAA
- the hemN gene encoding oxygen-independent coproporphyrinogen III oxidase yields MKNSILQKYNVPGPRYTSYPTVPYWDESDFTYQNWIDTLKRSFSESNSKEGLSLYIHLPFCESMCTFCGCNKRITKNHDVEHPYIEALLKEWALYCNILEEKPIIKEIHLGGGTPTFFSTKHLEDLIEGIFCYAVKAKDHEFSFEGHPNNTTRAHLQKLYDLGFRRVSFGVQDYSEKVQNAINRIQPFHNVAKVTFWAKEIGYTSIGHDIIFGLPFQEIDDVIDTIEKTNSLQPDRLAFYSYAHVPWIKGNGQRGFNDEDIPKDETKRKLYEVGKDLLFENEYYEIGMDHFALKSDSLYDSFEKGQLHRNFMGYSSSKTQLMIGLGVSSISDSWYSFAQNVKELEEYYKLLKADKLPIFRGHLLTDEDLIIRKHILNLMCHFETSWKDKALYFAEVPEILIQLKEMENDGLVQIEKNGIKVTNAGKPFVRNICMAFDLRLKRKAPGTKLFSMTI; encoded by the coding sequence ATGAAAAACTCAATCCTACAAAAATACAATGTCCCCGGACCACGGTACACTAGCTATCCCACAGTCCCCTATTGGGATGAATCTGATTTTACGTATCAAAACTGGATTGACACTTTAAAAAGGTCTTTTTCAGAGAGCAATTCGAAGGAAGGACTAAGTTTGTACATTCATTTACCTTTCTGCGAAAGTATGTGCACTTTTTGTGGCTGTAATAAACGTATTACCAAAAATCACGATGTCGAACATCCCTATATAGAAGCGCTCCTTAAAGAGTGGGCGTTGTACTGCAATATCCTTGAAGAAAAACCAATTATCAAGGAAATACATTTGGGCGGAGGCACTCCCACCTTCTTTTCCACTAAACATTTAGAGGATTTAATAGAAGGCATTTTTTGCTATGCAGTAAAAGCCAAAGATCACGAATTTAGTTTCGAAGGTCATCCAAACAATACCACACGTGCTCATTTGCAAAAACTATATGATCTAGGTTTCAGAAGAGTGAGTTTTGGCGTACAAGACTATTCTGAAAAAGTTCAGAACGCAATTAATCGAATTCAGCCCTTTCATAATGTAGCAAAAGTTACGTTTTGGGCAAAAGAAATTGGCTATACTTCAATTGGTCATGACATCATTTTTGGCTTACCATTTCAAGAAATAGATGATGTTATTGATACTATCGAAAAAACAAATTCGTTGCAACCGGACCGATTGGCTTTTTACAGTTATGCGCATGTGCCGTGGATAAAAGGAAACGGTCAACGGGGCTTCAATGATGAAGATATTCCTAAAGACGAAACCAAACGCAAACTATATGAAGTAGGCAAAGATTTGCTTTTCGAAAATGAATATTACGAGATTGGAATGGACCATTTTGCACTCAAAAGCGATAGTTTATATGATTCATTCGAAAAAGGGCAATTACACCGTAATTTTATGGGCTACAGTTCTTCTAAAACGCAACTAATGATAGGACTAGGCGTTTCCTCAATAAGCGATAGTTGGTACAGTTTTGCTCAAAATGTAAAAGAATTAGAAGAGTATTATAAATTGCTAAAAGCGGACAAACTACCCATCTTCAGGGGTCATTTATTGACAGATGAAGATCTTATCATAAGAAAACATATTCTGAACTTGATGTGCCATTTTGAAACGTCGTGGAAAGACAAAGCGCTTTATTTTGCAGAAGTTCCTGAAATTCTAATCCAGTTGAAAGAAATGGAAAATGATGGCTTAGTTCAAATTGAAAAAAATGGTATTAAAGTAACGAATGCCGGAAAACCATTTGTACGCAACATTTGCATGGCTTTTGATCTAAGATTGAAAAGAAAAGCTCCAGGAACCAAACTTTTTTCAATGACAATCTAA
- a CDS encoding APC family permease — MNEKAGLTSGLKKVLGLTSLFIITIGIVVSQTSVVSIVQGAGLGGGTFFMAIFIAFIIALCYISTYSELALMMPKAGSISTYTAVSVGHFMAIIASLSAYAAPALFGALAELLLLQNVLDSISPSSFTTVALAVVWTFTFLNIFGIDLFASVQSIISFTMLVTLIVIGIAGLGTFNNQGLPPHQIMHDLMHPDASVFTLVLAALWPFIAFEMVCDFIEEAKNPVRHIPKAMFTACIVLLFAYSLLAFVAMKLVPAEQLAQTDVPHLLLGKVIFGNVGKIVILILSITTTCGFISTGFATTPRLLYGMAHHKQLPPIFMRLHSKWRTPWIGILVLATLLTIAILLFKKSTDTLLMLVISGASCYLLAYIITHIDLIVLRKKYPNYPRSYKSPFFPLLQIVGILGMTYAFIHNSPSPELRSTVFINVALFIGLTAVFAFCWVKFKMKKGLFEAEPIEQAIDD; from the coding sequence ATGAATGAAAAAGCGGGCCTGACAAGTGGGCTGAAGAAAGTACTAGGTCTCACTTCATTATTTATCATTACGATTGGAATAGTAGTTTCACAAACCTCTGTTGTTTCTATCGTACAGGGTGCAGGCTTAGGTGGCGGGACTTTTTTTATGGCCATTTTTATTGCTTTTATCATAGCCTTGTGTTACATATCTACTTATTCTGAGTTGGCCTTGATGATGCCAAAAGCAGGAAGCATCAGTACGTATACTGCCGTTTCCGTGGGACATTTTATGGCAATTATTGCATCACTATCAGCTTATGCTGCACCGGCACTATTTGGGGCATTAGCCGAACTACTTTTGTTGCAAAATGTGCTCGATTCCATCAGTCCAAGCTCTTTTACAACCGTGGCCCTCGCAGTAGTTTGGACCTTTACATTTCTTAATATTTTTGGTATTGATTTATTTGCCTCAGTACAAAGTATCATTTCGTTCACAATGCTCGTGACGCTGATCGTCATCGGAATTGCAGGATTAGGAACATTCAACAATCAGGGTCTTCCACCTCATCAGATAATGCATGATTTGATGCACCCTGATGCTTCTGTATTTACTTTAGTATTAGCAGCACTTTGGCCTTTTATAGCCTTTGAAATGGTGTGTGACTTTATTGAAGAAGCAAAAAATCCAGTAAGACATATTCCGAAAGCAATGTTCACGGCATGCATCGTTTTGTTATTTGCATATAGTTTGTTAGCCTTTGTGGCCATGAAACTTGTTCCTGCAGAACAACTGGCCCAGACCGATGTTCCGCATTTGCTCTTAGGAAAAGTAATTTTTGGGAATGTGGGCAAAATAGTTATTCTGATTTTGTCAATAACCACAACCTGCGGTTTTATTAGTACTGGATTTGCAACAACACCCCGCTTATTGTACGGCATGGCACATCACAAACAATTGCCGCCAATTTTTATGAGATTACATTCCAAATGGAGAACTCCTTGGATTGGTATACTAGTACTTGCGACCCTACTAACAATTGCTATTCTACTATTTAAAAAAAGTACAGATACTTTGTTGATGCTTGTTATTTCTGGGGCGAGCTGTTACCTACTGGCATACATTATTACGCACATCGACTTAATTGTATTGCGCAAAAAATATCCCAATTACCCGCGTTCGTACAAGTCTCCATTTTTCCCTCTACTGCAAATCGTGGGAATACTAGGAATGACTTATGCCTTTATCCATAATTCACCAAGTCCCGAATTGCGATCTACTGTTTTTATCAATGTAGCACTATTTATTGGCCTAACAGCGGTATTTGCTTTTTGTTGGGTGAAATTCAAAATGAAAAAAGGACTATTTGAAGCCGAACCGATTGAACAAGCAATCGACGACTAA
- a CDS encoding alpha/beta fold hydrolase yields MNKIKFLSTLFLSSALFLNLFGQNKSYPFTVKISGQGKESILFIPGFASSGEVWNETKAKYEKDFTCYALTMAGFADVKAQPNATFKNWETSIVNYIKENKIEQPILIGHSMGGGLALAIASDYPDLIKKIVVVDALPCLAALMDPAFKAVEKIDCSAMIDQMSAATNEQFYQMQKMSIARLVADTSKQDLIVGWSVTSDRKTFGAMYCDFSNTDLREKIKTIKCPSLILLEEYFKNLKPAIEEQYKNLKTANLQYSNKGLHFIMYDDKDWYLNQLNNFLN; encoded by the coding sequence ATGAACAAAATCAAATTTTTATCTACCCTATTTTTATCTAGTGCTCTATTTTTAAATCTTTTTGGACAAAACAAGTCATATCCATTTACGGTAAAAATAAGTGGACAAGGCAAAGAATCAATCCTATTTATTCCTGGTTTTGCCAGTTCAGGTGAAGTATGGAACGAAACAAAAGCAAAATATGAAAAGGACTTCACTTGCTACGCCTTGACGATGGCAGGTTTTGCAGATGTAAAAGCGCAACCAAATGCAACATTCAAAAATTGGGAAACGAGTATTGTCAACTACATTAAGGAAAACAAAATTGAACAGCCCATATTAATAGGACACAGTATGGGGGGCGGTTTGGCTTTGGCCATTGCGTCTGACTATCCGGACCTTATTAAAAAAATAGTTGTCGTTGACGCACTTCCTTGTTTGGCTGCATTGATGGATCCTGCGTTTAAAGCAGTAGAAAAAATAGACTGTTCGGCGATGATTGATCAAATGAGCGCTGCAACGAATGAACAATTTTATCAAATGCAAAAAATGTCAATTGCAAGACTTGTTGCAGACACCTCGAAACAAGATTTAATCGTGGGTTGGAGTGTTACCTCCGACAGAAAAACATTTGGAGCAATGTATTGCGATTTTTCAAACACTGATTTGCGAGAAAAAATAAAAACAATAAAATGCCCTTCACTAATTTTATTGGAAGAATATTTTAAAAACCTAAAACCGGCAATTGAGGAGCAATACAAAAACTTGAAAACTGCCAATTTACAATATTCAAACAAAGGACTGCATTTTATAATGTATGACGACAAAGACTGGTATTTGAACCAATTAAATAACTTTTTAAATTAA
- a CDS encoding TIGR02757 family protein: MNKSEIKSFLDEKVIQYNTFDFIESDPIQIPHLFSQKEDIEIAGFLSATIAWGNRKMIIKNAHKMMDLMGNSPYDFVMSHSEDDLERIESFVHRTFKGEDFSSFIKGLRHIYKNHNGLEAVFAKHQEPDSMQKSISEFKKIFFEIEHQNRTQKHISDPTNGSAAKRINMYLRWMCRQDNKGVDLGIWKSISPALLSCPLDVHSGNVARKLGLLTRKQNDGKALAELDLKLRELDPNDPVKYDFALFGLGVFEGF; this comes from the coding sequence ATGAATAAATCAGAAATCAAATCCTTCCTCGACGAAAAGGTAATTCAATACAACACCTTTGATTTCATCGAAAGTGACCCTATTCAAATTCCGCATTTGTTTTCGCAAAAGGAAGACATTGAAATTGCTGGATTTTTGAGTGCGACCATTGCTTGGGGCAATCGCAAAATGATTATCAAAAACGCACACAAAATGATGGATTTGATGGGCAATTCGCCTTATGATTTTGTGATGTCACATTCCGAAGATGATTTGGAACGAATAGAATCCTTTGTTCATAGAACCTTCAAAGGAGAAGATTTTTCTAGTTTTATAAAAGGTTTGCGACATATTTACAAAAACCACAATGGTCTTGAAGCTGTTTTTGCAAAACACCAAGAACCTGATTCGATGCAAAAAAGCATTTCGGAATTCAAAAAAATATTTTTTGAAATCGAACATCAAAACCGAACTCAGAAACACATTTCCGACCCAACGAATGGTTCTGCAGCGAAACGAATCAATATGTACTTGAGATGGATGTGTCGCCAAGACAACAAAGGTGTTGATTTAGGCATTTGGAAAAGTATTTCGCCAGCACTCCTGTCCTGTCCTTTGGATGTTCATTCCGGCAATGTCGCTCGAAAATTAGGTTTGCTAACCCGAAAACAAAACGATGGAAAAGCGTTGGCAGAACTCGATTTAAAACTCCGTGAACTCGACCCAAATGACCCTGTAAAATATGATTTTGCGTTGTTTGGATTGGGCGTTTTTGAGGGGTTTTGA
- a CDS encoding helix-turn-helix domain-containing protein: MVLQEYKPSLMLSEHIRTFRLVHYEYKLDGSLPIKAYPPRPEQCLSFYARDCETVEYQNSGTKAGNLSSVLFGHQTELTNRFVGNNFLLIQVVFKPGGLYRLTGIPCNNFTNQYIDAEAVFSKEIKQVNDKINDCKSYLQMIEVVETFLIHELTRTGCDQHAVDIATTNLFSTSLTPTVDVLAKIACQSTRHFERNFKERMGISPKYYLKVMRFENAFRMKNKNPQLDWLSIAISCGYYDYQHLARDYKDLTGYTPNVFHQIDLNAPERIFGEADTY, from the coding sequence ATGGTACTTCAAGAATACAAACCCAGTTTAATGCTTTCGGAACACATTCGTACGTTTCGACTGGTGCATTATGAGTATAAATTAGATGGCTCCTTACCCATCAAAGCTTATCCGCCGAGACCTGAACAATGTTTGAGCTTTTACGCAAGGGACTGCGAAACTGTCGAGTATCAAAATAGCGGAACAAAGGCCGGTAATCTTTCGTCGGTTTTGTTCGGACACCAAACCGAGCTTACTAACCGATTTGTAGGCAATAATTTTTTATTGATTCAGGTCGTTTTCAAACCCGGAGGTCTATACCGACTTACAGGTATCCCTTGTAATAATTTTACCAATCAATATATCGATGCTGAAGCGGTTTTTTCTAAGGAAATAAAACAAGTAAATGATAAGATCAATGATTGCAAGTCCTATCTGCAAATGATTGAAGTAGTAGAAACTTTTTTGATCCATGAGCTAACACGAACCGGCTGCGACCAGCACGCTGTAGACATCGCTACAACCAATCTTTTCAGTACTTCATTGACCCCAACTGTAGATGTTTTGGCAAAAATCGCTTGTCAATCGACTCGCCACTTTGAGCGAAACTTCAAGGAACGAATGGGCATTTCACCCAAGTACTATTTAAAAGTAATGCGCTTTGAAAATGCTTTTAGAATGAAAAATAAGAACCCCCAGTTAGATTGGCTCAGCATCGCCATAAGTTGCGGGTATTACGACTATCAGCATCTTGCGAGAGACTACAAAGATTTGACAGGATACACACCTAATGTTTTTCATCAAATTGACCTCAATGCCCCGGAAAGGATATTTGGCGAAGCAGACACTTATTGA
- a CDS encoding YdcH family protein: MENQDLLHVTPEVQEKIDKLVNENDHFKVLFEEYLKVKHEVALIKSEEVVTTDEHLKELKVKILHLKDEIYSILRR; encoded by the coding sequence ATGGAAAACCAAGATCTGCTACACGTGACTCCTGAGGTTCAGGAAAAAATTGACAAATTAGTAAACGAGAATGATCATTTTAAAGTGTTATTTGAGGAATATCTTAAAGTTAAACATGAGGTTGCTTTAATCAAATCGGAAGAAGTAGTAACCACAGATGAGCATTTGAAAGAATTAAAAGTTAAAATCCTTCACTTAAAGGACGAAATATATTCGATATTGCGGAGATAA
- a CDS encoding cupin domain-containing protein, whose protein sequence is MQRRKFIATAVVSIPAIALGETLLTTESRTDKGFVVKANESRFKETTKLFGGTSPNDIKVSSKDTSGNLTVFEYTGNVKGGPPLHIHHNQDEIFFIIEGEYTFKINDTYYELQKGDTIFLPKKEPHAFTQRSEKGKMYFMFQPSGKMEDYFRKLATFKGQPTPEEGAKLFSDHDMEIVGPPLE, encoded by the coding sequence ATGCAAAGACGAAAATTTATTGCTACAGCAGTGGTCTCAATTCCCGCCATTGCTCTGGGTGAAACCCTTCTGACTACAGAAAGCAGAACAGACAAAGGTTTTGTGGTGAAGGCAAACGAAAGCCGATTCAAAGAAACGACTAAGCTATTTGGTGGTACGAGCCCAAACGATATTAAAGTATCGAGCAAAGATACCAGCGGAAATCTAACTGTATTTGAATATACAGGAAATGTAAAAGGTGGTCCTCCATTACATATTCACCACAATCAAGACGAAATTTTTTTTATTATTGAAGGGGAATACACTTTTAAAATAAATGACACCTACTACGAATTGCAGAAAGGCGATACCATTTTTTTGCCCAAAAAAGAGCCGCATGCCTTTACACAACGGTCTGAAAAAGGGAAAATGTATTTTATGTTTCAACCTTCAGGCAAAATGGAAGATTACTTCAGAAAACTGGCCACTTTTAAAGGACAACCTACACCAGAGGAAGGGGCAAAACTATTTTCTGACCACGATATGGAAATAGTAGGACCGCCATTAGAATAG
- a CDS encoding RNA polymerase sigma factor, with the protein MQVFEEIYESYWQKIFRLCMGYVNDHTLAQDLTQETFISVWEQLPKFRNESNIGTWIFRIASNNCLRQIEKQKRFPKAQFPINLSEEKQINIEPQIQFLYKCIAELSEIDRIIISLELEDIKQAEIAIIVGLSEANVRVKIHRIKEKLTQKFSKNER; encoded by the coding sequence ATGCAGGTGTTTGAAGAAATATATGAAAGTTATTGGCAAAAGATATTTCGCTTGTGCATGGGTTATGTAAACGATCACACCCTTGCACAAGACCTAACCCAAGAAACCTTCATAAGCGTCTGGGAACAACTCCCTAAATTCAGAAATGAATCTAACATAGGAACTTGGATTTTTAGAATTGCTTCCAATAATTGTTTGCGGCAAATTGAAAAACAAAAGCGCTTCCCAAAAGCGCAATTTCCTATCAATTTATCTGAAGAAAAGCAAATTAATATTGAACCTCAAATTCAGTTTTTATACAAATGCATTGCCGAACTATCAGAAATAGACCGTATCATTATTTCGTTGGAACTTGAAGATATCAAACAAGCCGAAATAGCCATTATCGTGGGATTATCAGAGGCTAACGTACGAGTGAAAATTCACAGGATAAAAGAAAAATTAACACAAAAATTTAGTAAAAATGAGCGATGA
- a CDS encoding LIC_10190 family membrane protein: MILIALSWIILLLFFIPCGIAVKSLLKLKSSGNYIPIFLGLFIQCLGLSICSFFFKIGLEVFIANFLISVVITYWKSKEIKESVKEILFDLRALSTTSKCSLLSIFIFSLFKCSQFPFIVDNESYYLQTIKWINEYGLVKGLGNLHIYFGQTSPFHILQAGFNFNFLTERSNDINGLILNLSSLYFITEFEKRYKINGEIHWIGFILIFNILFFQFISSPSPDLLIFILSQILFYYFMDKEDSLENYKIATLLFLNLLFIKITIAPLILLLFYKMYKSKKRLYFFLTASAIIGAVLCLKNFIITGYPFYPLQILPINRDWTIPEKLLKFVIHITENSGYSKTSDLKNPTILHKLNSWIQLGGINRIFNFGIILLFAVGLVIKRYKNQTKYIFLYLVLALNFLILLFTSPQYRYFLPEFVFLFVVIFSTIFCCFKGSIKTALYSFLIAIVVPLAFTEIIGYPNLTKNRLHQDKESNSWTQILIPKKNSKYAEIAFEKVTEGNLDFNSPKENFFFYGTANGELPCVNKVQVDYLKKKYNFIPQLRTSDLADGFYSKNTAENE; the protein is encoded by the coding sequence ATGATTTTAATTGCACTGAGTTGGATTATACTCTTATTGTTCTTCATACCGTGCGGAATTGCCGTAAAATCGCTTTTAAAATTAAAATCTTCAGGAAATTATATTCCAATATTTTTAGGCCTTTTTATCCAGTGTTTGGGACTGAGTATTTGCAGTTTCTTTTTTAAAATTGGATTAGAAGTATTTATCGCCAATTTTTTAATCAGCGTCGTAATAACTTATTGGAAATCAAAAGAAATAAAAGAAAGTGTAAAAGAAATTCTATTCGATTTACGAGCACTTTCGACTACTTCAAAGTGTAGTCTTTTATCAATATTTATATTTTCCCTGTTTAAATGCAGCCAATTTCCATTTATTGTTGATAATGAAAGTTACTATCTTCAAACCATAAAGTGGATAAACGAATATGGATTAGTAAAAGGCCTTGGGAATTTACATATTTATTTTGGACAGACTTCACCGTTTCACATTTTGCAGGCTGGGTTTAATTTCAATTTTTTAACTGAACGAAGTAATGATATTAATGGTTTAATTTTAAACTTATCCTCATTATACTTCATAACCGAATTTGAAAAAAGATATAAAATCAATGGTGAAATTCATTGGATTGGATTTATTCTGATATTCAATATTTTATTTTTTCAATTTATTAGCTCCCCATCACCCGATTTACTAATTTTCATTTTATCCCAAATACTATTTTATTATTTTATGGATAAAGAGGATTCTCTTGAAAATTATAAAATCGCAACGCTCCTATTTTTGAATTTGCTATTTATAAAAATCACGATAGCTCCCCTGATATTACTACTGTTTTATAAAATGTACAAAAGTAAAAAAAGGCTCTATTTCTTTCTTACCGCAAGTGCCATAATTGGAGCTGTTTTATGTCTTAAAAATTTTATTATAACGGGTTACCCGTTTTATCCATTACAAATTTTACCAATAAACAGAGATTGGACAATCCCTGAGAAATTATTAAAATTTGTAATCCATATCACCGAGAATTCAGGGTATAGTAAAACGAGTGATTTAAAAAATCCAACAATCCTCCATAAATTAAATTCCTGGATTCAACTCGGCGGTATAAATCGCATTTTTAACTTTGGAATTATTCTGCTTTTTGCAGTTGGGCTAGTCATCAAACGCTATAAAAATCAAACAAAATATATTTTTTTATACTTAGTCCTTGCTCTCAATTTTTTAATTTTATTATTTACTTCCCCACAATACCGCTATTTCCTACCTGAATTTGTATTTTTATTTGTTGTAATTTTTAGCACAATTTTTTGCTGCTTTAAAGGCAGTATCAAAACTGCGCTGTATTCATTTCTAATCGCTATCGTTGTCCCTTTAGCCTTTACAGAAATTATAGGCTATCCAAATTTAACAAAAAATAGACTGCACCAAGATAAAGAAAGCAACAGTTGGACTCAAATATTAATTCCAAAAAAAAATTCGAAATATGCTGAAATAGCATTCGAAAAAGTAACAGAAGGCAATTTAGATTTTAATTCCCCTAAGGAAAATTTCTTTTTTTACGGTACAGCCAATGGGGAATTACCTTGCGTCAACAAAGTCCAAGTAGACTATTTAAAAAAGAAATACAATTTCATACCGCAACTTAGAACATCTGACCTAGCTGATGGATTTTATTCAAAAAATACAGCCGAAAATGAATAA